In the Arthrobacter sp. Soc17.1.1.1 genome, GGGCGACTACCGGATGTCCATGAACATCAAGGCGCCCTCCGTCACGGCGATCACGGGGAAGCTCTCCGGCGGCAACCAGCAGAAGGTGGTGCTCTCCAAGTGGATGTTCTCGGACCCCGACGTCCTGATCCTCGACGAGCCCACCCGCGGGATCGACGTCGGCGCCAAGTACGAGATCTACACGATCATCAACCGCCTCGCCGCAGAGGGGAAGGCGGTGATCGTCATCTCCTCCGAGCTGCCCGAGTTGCTGGGAATCTGTGATCGCATCTACACCCTCGCCGAAGGCCGCATCACCGCGGAGGTGCCCATCGGGCAGGCGACACCGGAACTCCTCATGCAGTACATGACCAAGGAAAAGGACTGATTCCATGGCTACCACCGTCAAAGACCCCGCAGTGGCCGCACCTCCGCCTCCCGTGAAGCACGGGCTGGCCTTCCTCACGAGCCGGCTGCGGCAGATCGGCATCTTCGTAGCGCTCATCGTCATCGTCGCCCTGTTCCAGGTGCTGACCGGGGGCGCGCTGCTCATGCCGGACAACGTCTCGAACATCATCGTGCAGAACAGCTACATCCTGCTCCTGGCCATCGGCATGGTCATGATCATCGTGGCAGGGCATATCGACCTGTCCGTCGGCTCCGTGGCGGCCTTCGTCGGTGCGATGTCCGGCATCATGATCCAGGACTGGGGCTTCACCTGGTGGGTGGCGTTCATCGCCTCGCTCGTGATCGGCGGGCTCGTCGGCGCGTGGCAGGGCTTCTGGGTGGCCTACGTGGGCATCCCCGCCTTCATCGTGACACTCGCAGGCATGCTCGTGTTCCGCGGGCTCACGCAGATCGTGCTCGAGAACCAGCGCATCACGGGCTTCCCCGAGGAGTACCGCCAGCTCGGTGGCGGCTTCCTCTTCCCCGGGCTCTTCCCGCCGGAGACGAACCTCCTCGACTGGACCACGGTGGCCCTCGGCGTGCTCGCCGTCGTCCTCCTCGTCGCCAGCCAGCTCCGTGGGCGCGCCACCCGCGCCCGCCTCAAGCTCGAGGACGAGCCCGCCGCCTGGTTCTTCACCAAGCTCGCCTTCATCGCCGTCATCATCCTGGGCCTCACCTACCTCCTGGCCGGTTCGCGCAGCGGTACGCCGATCGTGCTCGTGGTCCTCGGCGTCCTGATCGTCGCCTACAGCCTGGTCATGAGCAACAGTGTGTTCGGCCGCCACATCTATGCCCGCGGTGGCAACCTGCAGGCTGCACAGCTCTCGGGCGTCAACACCAAGCGCATCGATTTCATGCTGTTCGTCAACATGGGCGTGCTCGCAGCCCTGGCGGGGCTCATCTTCACCGGTCGCCTCAACTCGGCCGGTCCGGGTGCCGGCAACCTGTTCGAGCTCGATGCCATCGCAGCCGCCTTCATCGGTGGCGCGGCCGTGACGGGCGGGGTGGGTACCGTGATCGGTGCCATCACCGGTGGCCTGATCATGGGTGTGCTCAACAACGGCATGTCGCTGCTCGGCGTGGGCATCGACGTGCAGCAGTTCATCAAGGGCATGGTGCTCCTGCTCGCGGTCGGCTTCGACGTGTTCAACAAGCGCCGCGCCTCGAACGCCCTCAAGTAGGGCCTGGGGAGGACGCCGGAAGAAAGTCCGGCGGCAGCGTAACTTCTGCGTCCCTCCGGTCGATTACCCAGATGTAAGCGCCGCACCGAGGCTTATCCCCCAACGGGCCTCGGTGCGGCCTTTTCGTGTCGCAGCACAGGTGCGTGCCGCGGCAGGACGGCGGAGGCCAACAGTTACGATGGTCACGCCGCCCCGCTCGAGCAAGGAAAAGACACCGTGGTCCCACCGCTGCCTGATGATGCGCTCGACCGCGCACGGGCCGGCGAACCCGCGGCACTCTCCCTGATCTACCAGGAGCTGAGTCCGAGGGTGCTGGGCTATTTCGCGGGCCGGGGGACGGAGGACCCGGAGGCCCTCACCCAGGAGGTCTTCCTCACGGTCTTCTCGAAACTCGGGTCCGTCTCCGGCGGGCTGCAGGGTCTGCGCACCTTCACCTTCTCGGTGGCGCACGCCCGGCACGTGGACGAGGTGCGGAGGAAGGTGCGGGCGCCGGTCCTCGTGGGCTACGAGGCCGACGGTGACACGCGCACCGTCGAGTCGGCGGAGATGGTGGCGCTGGGCAACCTCGATGCCGGAGGTGCCACGGGAATGCTGGCACAGCTCAATGCCGAGCAGCGCGACGTGCTCCTGCTGCGCATCGTGGCCGAGCTGCCGATCGAGCAGGTCGCGGAGATCCTCGGCAGGTCGGCAGGATCGGTCAAGCAGCTGCAGCGGCGGGGACTGCTCAAGCTGAAGGAACTCGTACACCCCAACGAATCGGACGCACAATGACTGGACGCGAAACGCCGTCGCCGGACTCCGTGCCACGCCTCCTCGAGGAGGCGGGCATCGCCGAGGACCCGGCGCTCGTCCACGCCGTCCGGAGCATCGCGGCGCTGGGCGGGCGGCCCGCACCGGACGCCTCCGCCGAGCTCGCGCAGCTCATGGCCGACGGCGGCAGGGCGTTGCAGAGCCGCCGGAACAAGCGCCGCATCACGTTCATCGGCGGTGCCCTCGCGGTGTCCATGGGCGCGGGCATGTCCGGGGTCGCGGCGGGGACGCTCCATCTCCGTGAGGGGTTCGACGACGCCGTCGTCTCGATCACCCGCTTCACCGTCCGCAACGACGTCGACCGGGCCGAACCCGCCCCGGGACCGCTCGCCGATGCGGGGCAGGGGCACGGCACCGCCGTCGTCCCGGCGGTGCCCGCTCCCGTTCATACCCCGGCACCGTCCGTCTCCGCCCCGGCGTCCGCCCCTGCGGGCGCCGGAGGTCCGCTCGTGCCGGCGCCCGCTCCCGCGTCGCCCGGTGCGGACGACGCCGCCGCCGCCCCGATGGCACCGCCCGCCACCCCGACGGCGCCGCCCGCCGTACCGGAGGCCCGGCCACCGGCCGGCACGGTACTCCCTGCCAACCCCGCGACCCCGACCCCTGCGCGGGGCGGTCCGCAGCAGCGCGTCGTCCCGATGACGCCGCCCGCGACGGGAACGGTGCCCGGCACGACCGGCCGACCCGACCAGGCGAGGGCCGGTCAGGGCCGGCCGGACCAGGCCACGCCCGGGCAGCGCACGGCCCCGCCCCCGCCGGTCCGGGAGAAGCCGGGTCAGGCCGCTCCGGGCCAGGTGACGCCGGGTCAGGGGCCGGACAGGGGCCTGCCGAAGGAGGGCACGGGAACGGATCCGGTGACGATGAGCGGTGACACGCCGGCTCCTGTCAGCCACCGCAGGTCGTGGCTCCGCGCACCGGCCGGTCCTGTCGACGCCGCGCTCTTCCTCGACGCGCCGATCGCCCCGGACCCCGATTGGCTCGCGCTGTTCCCTGCGGATGCGCTCGTCGATCCGGAGGGCCCGGTACCAGGACTCCCCGACGAGCCGGCCCCGGAGGACGCCCTGCCGGGCGAGCCTGCCCCGGAGGAGCTGCCGGCCGAACCGGTCCCGGAGGAGCTGCCGGCCGAACCGGCCCCGGAGGACGCCCTGCCGGACGAGTCTGCCCCGGAGGAGCCGCCGGGCGGACCGACCCCGGAGGACGCCCTGCCTGTGGACCTCGTCGGGCCCGTGGAACCTGCAGCGTCGGACAGCTCCGGTCCCGACGTCGCCGTGCCTGAGGCCGGATCCCGGTCGGCGGGTGTGTCCCACCGTTCCCGCTGACCGGGATCGGGCCCGGGGCAGGCGGCGCCCTACGAGGTGATCTGCCGCTTCGAGGAGATCACGCCGGTGTTGAACCCGGCGAGGTTGAGCCCGCCGTGGAAGCGTGCGTGCTCGATCTTGATGCACCGGTCCATCACCACGTCCAGGCCCGCGGCTTCTGCGTCCCGTGCGACCTCCTCGTGCCACGAGCCGAGCTGCAGCCACAGCGTCTTCGCGCCGACCGCGAGCGTCTCCGCCAGCACGGAGGGCAGATCGTCGTGCCGGCGGAACACGTCCACGACGTCGGGCACCTCGGGCAGGTCCTCCAGGGACGCGTAGGCCGGCTGCCCCAGGATCTCCTTCGCCACGGGGTTCACGAAGTACAGCCGGTAGGGCGAGGAGGACTGCAGGTAGGTGGCCACGAAGTAGGAGGCCCGCGAGGGCTTGTCCGATGCTCCGACGATCGCCACCGACCGCGCGTTCCTCAGCAGGGCCAGGC is a window encoding:
- the mmsB gene encoding multiple monosaccharide ABC transporter permease, with the translated sequence MATTVKDPAVAAPPPPVKHGLAFLTSRLRQIGIFVALIVIVALFQVLTGGALLMPDNVSNIIVQNSYILLLAIGMVMIIVAGHIDLSVGSVAAFVGAMSGIMIQDWGFTWWVAFIASLVIGGLVGAWQGFWVAYVGIPAFIVTLAGMLVFRGLTQIVLENQRITGFPEEYRQLGGGFLFPGLFPPETNLLDWTTVALGVLAVVLLVASQLRGRATRARLKLEDEPAAWFFTKLAFIAVIILGLTYLLAGSRSGTPIVLVVLGVLIVAYSLVMSNSVFGRHIYARGGNLQAAQLSGVNTKRIDFMLFVNMGVLAALAGLIFTGRLNSAGPGAGNLFELDAIAAAFIGGAAVTGGVGTVIGAITGGLIMGVLNNGMSLLGVGIDVQQFIKGMVLLLAVGFDVFNKRRASNALK
- a CDS encoding RNA polymerase sigma factor, translating into MVPPLPDDALDRARAGEPAALSLIYQELSPRVLGYFAGRGTEDPEALTQEVFLTVFSKLGSVSGGLQGLRTFTFSVAHARHVDEVRRKVRAPVLVGYEADGDTRTVESAEMVALGNLDAGGATGMLAQLNAEQRDVLLLRIVAELPIEQVAEILGRSAGSVKQLQRRGLLKLKELVHPNESDAQ
- a CDS encoding CoA-binding protein; translated protein: MSGTAAPRTWEGPSAPERLALLRNARSVAIVGASDKPSRASYFVATYLQSSSPYRLYFVNPVAKEILGQPAYASLEDLPEVPDVVDVFRRHDDLPSVLAETLAVGAKTLWLQLGSWHEEVARDAEAAGLDVVMDRCIKIEHARFHGGLNLAGFNTGVISSKRQITS